TCAGGAAATGACTCGAATACCTGCCCGCGTAGGCTTGCACGACATTGTCCGCTAACTTTACCGGGGATGAACGGGGACTTGATGGATATCCGCCGAGTTGCTGATGGATGTTGGAACCCATGCCCCACAGCTCGCCGTGGTCAGTCACAAAGAGACTATGGGTTTCTGCCGCGGACATATGGACCACCCGTTGGGCGATGTCCGTGAAGGAAAATACGTTTGCCAAGGGCGTCCCGTTGCCGATCTGCCCGTAAGCGTCACTGCCGCTTGCAGCGAGGACGGATGGAATGATTTCCGGTGCGGTCGCCGTAGTTGCGATGCTATCCACGCTTCCCGCGGGGTTCTTGATCCGTACCCAGTAGGTCTGGCTGCCGTTCAGAGGCGGTGTGACAAAAAAGGAGCTCGTGGCACCGGCAACCGGAGCAGAGGTGTCACCCGGTTGCCCAAGATACCATTGGTAGGTCATCCCGAGGCCGCTGCCTACTACGGAGAAGGCTACATTGCGCCCGCTTGCCGCCGTTTGGTTGACCGGTTGAGTCAAGATCGTGGGCTCCACTACAGCGCTGATGGTCGCCGTATTGCTGTTCCAGGTGCCATGGGGGTTGCTCACCTGCACCCAGAAGTTGCTTACATTCGCGATGGGGAAAGTCGTGAAGCTGGGACCTGTTTCACCCGGATAGGGGTGAGCCGTTTCACCGCTCGCGCCGGCATACCACTGGTAAGAAAATGGTCCTTCACCTGCGGCCGTGACGGACAGGGTCGTCGTCGTTCCCATGGAGATGAGAGCGCTTGCGGGCTGACTGCTGATGCCCGGCTTCCGGTCGGAGAAAAGGCTGTGGTCGTTCCCGGCGCCGACATCAAGCACATCACTTGCGATGAGGATAGGGTCAGGGCGCGGAGTGGGCGAACCACCATCGCCCAACTCACCATAGGTATCGTCGCCTGAGCCCCAGAGCGTGCCATCCTCCTTCAGGAAAAGGCTGTGTCCGCCACCGGCAGCCATGCGGGTCACTCCGGACGCTGCGATCTTCTTGGGAAGAACTCCGCTCCCGGAGCCGCCCGTGGCCCACAGGCTTCCGTCATTTTTCAGATACAGCGTGTGGTTTTCACCACCAGCTAGGCGCTTCACGTCGCTGGCGATCTGGATGGGTAACAAGCGTTCCATGACGCTTGTGCCATCACCGAGTTGGGACTCCGCGTTGGAGCCGCTGGCCCAGAGCGTTCCATCGGTCTTCAGGAAATGAGCGTGGGACCTTCCGGCCACGACATCCGTCACCCCATGATTGATGAGCACTGGCACCCGGCTGGATTCATAGGAACCATTTCCAAATTGGCCCGTGCTGTTGATACCGCAGGCCCACAGGGTTCCGTCGGTCTTGATGAACAGGGTGAAATTTTCACCCGCCGCGATCCGGGCAACGCCGGTGGCGATCTGAACGGCTGTGGATTGGGTAGTTGTGGTGCCATCTCCCAGCTGTCCTCCGCTGTTGCCTTGGATTCCCCAGAGGGTGAAATCCTGTTTCAGGAAGAGGCCGTGATTTCTTCCGGCGGAAGAATGGATGACCCCAGAGCCGATTTGAACCGGGCTGCTTCCCCTAGGATAGCCAGCCCACCAAAGACCATGATCGGGCTTGAGAAGAAGGCTGAAGTCCCAGCCGCCATCGAAGCCGATCACGGGATAAGACGAAAAGTCCGGAAAGTAACGGATGGAGGCGTCACCATTGGCAAGTCGGCCGCTGCTGTTCGATCCCATTCCCCTGAGCGAGGCAGCTGGAACTTGGATAACCGTGACCTCCGCGGAGGCGGTATCGGCGTTACCGGCAAGGTTGCTGGCGCGAACCCAGAAGCTGCGGCTTTCGAATAGCGGTGGCACCACCAGCACCGCTCCCGTGGCACCGGGGACAGGGGTGGTGGTGTTCCCGCTGCTGCCTTGGTACCACTGGTAGGAAAGCGCGCCGCCGGTAGCATTCGCGGATAGCACTGCTCCCTCACCCGCGCGCGTGGCCGTGGCGACGGGCCCGGCTTGAATGACGGGAGTGCTGGCGATTTTTACCCAGACGGTTCTGCTGTCGGTCAGGCCTTCTGCATTCGCGATCCGGATCCAGTAGGGCGTATCGACCGTGAGTGATGGGGTCGTGAAGTCCGGGGTGGTGGCGAGAGGCGAGGAGGTGTCGCCCTGCTGGCCTTGATACCATTGGTAGGAAAGAGTCTCCGGATCTTCCGCGGTGACCGCGAGGGTCGCGGACCCACCAAGGAGAATCGCCTGATCCAGCGGCTGCTGGATGATGACAGGAGTGGCATCAATGAAGAGGCTCGTTTGTCCTGCCGCTGCCATCCGGATTGCATGGTTTGAGGTCGCTTTGGGTTGGCCACTGAAAGCTCCGATCGTGGTGCCGTCTCCGAATTTGCCAAAGGTGTTAGATCCGGTGAAAGACAGCGTTCCATCGATTTTCAGGAGGATGCTAGAGTCTTCGCCCGCTGCGGCGCGGATGATGTCACTGCCGATACTGACAGGGTTGTTACGGTAGAGAACGACGCTTCCGTCTCCCAGAGCGCCGCTCGAATTGCCACCCATGGCCCACCAGCTTCCATCGGCCTTCTGGAACAAGCTGTGTTCGTCACCTGCTTCGCAGTCCGTGACAGTCGTGGCGATCAGCTTGGGTGAGTTGTTCGTGGCAATACTGCCATCGCCGAGCTGCCCGCGATTGTTGTTCCCCCATGCCCACAGGGTTCCATCGGCCTTGACCAGAAGATTGTGATTCGAGCTGGTAGATACGCTTGCGACCCCCTCAGCGATCTGCACAGGCGCTTTCCGGGTCGTATTGGTGCCGTCGCCCAGTTGTCCATAGTTGTTATAGCCAGCTGACCAGAGTGTTCCATCGCGTTTGAGGAAAAGACTATGGCTGGTGCCCGCTGCCACCTGTACCACGCCACTCATGATTTCCTTGGGGGGTGAGTCGTAGAGATTGCTCCCGATCCCCAGTTGGCCATCGCTGTTCAGGCCTGCGCCCCAAGCGACGCCATCGGTTTTCAAGATCAGGCTGTGGAATCCTCCGGCTGCGGCTTGCAGAATGTCGCTCATCACTTGGACGGGATTCTCCCGTCTCGAGAGGGTCCCATCAGCGAGCTGCCCATTCGAATTGTATCCCAGCGCCCATAGGCTGGAGTCGCTTTTCAGGAACAGGGTGTGGCCGCCATTGTACGCGGAGTTGGTCCAGACTCGGGTCACGTCCGTGGCAATCGGCAGGGGGCTGATCCGCTTGGTTGTGATGTTTCCGCCCAGCTGTCCCGAGCTATTGTTGCCCATCCCTTTCAAGACTCCGGACACGGGAGTCGTCACCGTCACCGCGGCGGAACGGTCCGCCGAGCCGGTGTCATCCGTGACCCTGACCCAGAAAGTTGCACTTTCCTGAACGGGCTGGCTCACCAGCAGCGGACCGGTCGCTCCGGAAACCGGCGAGGAAACATCGCCTGCCGGCCCGCGATACCATTGATAGGAAAGGGTGCCTCCCGAAGCGACCACGGATAGAACCGCATGGTCGCCAGCTTCTACCGTCTGTGGTCCTGGGCTCTGGGTGATGAGCGGAGCTGCCGTTGCCACACCAGGCAGGAGAAGGAGAGCGGCTAGTTGAGAGACGTGCACTCCGCGGTGTAACCCTAGCGTAAGGTAGAGGCTAGAACTTCATGCTGGCTTCGCGAAATTATCACATAGACAGACGATTTGTTGCGGAATCGTAACTTGTCTCATTTGATGAAGTGGGCGGCCGGTCGTTTTTCCGACTCCGCAAAAAAACAAGAAGGGGGCGCTGGGTGCGCCCCCTTCTTTCCCAAGAACCCGTAAAATAACCTACGGGTGAATAGTTCTGCGATCAGGGTTCGTTCGCGTGGAAGCGTCCGAACAGTTTGCCGCCCACGGCATTGGAAGCCGGGATGTGGACTTCCACGGTGTCAGGCGTGGCTGCCTGGTTCACGGTGACGGTTACCCCGTTGGCGGCAGGGCCGCCCGCTTGGGTCACCGGGACATCGGTCCAGTTTCCATCCAGATCGGCATCCCATTGCACATCCAGCAGCACGTTGCCGATCGAGCTTTCCTCGCGGGTGAAGCTCAGCGTCAGGCCATTGGCAGCACTGCCGGCCACGGTAACCAGCGAGGCGGCATCGTTCGCCAGCGGATCGCCGCCGAGGACCCACTCGAGGCCGTTGGCGATTCCATCCTGATCCGGATCCACGTCGAAGCCGGATTCCTTGCCCGGGGAGTCATCGAGTCCCTTCGATTCCGCCCAAGCCATGTAAGGGGTCTGGGTGGTGGTCGAGGTCAGGGTCACGCAGTTCGAGTCGGTGTAATCGAGCGTGAACGTATTCGCTCCCACGGTAACGGTCGCGCCGTCCGGATAGCCAGCGAAGGTGCCGATCAGCGAACCCGAGCTATAATCGATGATCACGAGGCGGGTGCCGGCGGGGACGATACCTGCACCGATTTCACTGAAGCTGACATTCGCTCCGGAGATGTTCATGCTCCCCATCACGGCCACTTGGTCGGCGAAGTCCGAGGTGCTGTCGATTTCCAGCGCCAGCGTCGAGCCAGCGGCGAGGCTGATCGATGGAGCGATGAAGCTGCCGATCGGCGAGCTATCCGGATCACCGGGGGCGAGGGTCGCGCCGGATGCGACGCTCAGGGCGGACTGATCGCTATTGCCGAAGCCCGCGAGGGTGCCCGCATTGATGGTGGTGGCTCCGGTGTAATCGTTCAAGCCGGTCATCACCAGAGTGCCGGTGCCGTTCTTGACCAAGCTGCCGGTGCCGGTGAGCGCGCCATAGAGGCCGATCTTCTTGTCCGCGGTGTTGATGGTGACGGGACCCGTCGTGAGTTCCATCGCCATCAGCGTGCTCCAGTTGTCCGCTGCAGCGATCGTGCCGCCCGCGAGATTGATCTCATAGAGCTGGGTGGCGGTGGTAATGCCGCCTGCACCGATCGTGATCACACCATTGTTGAGGTTGTAGATGCCGGTGCCGCTATTGAGGTTGGCCCCCAGATCGAGCTGGCGCACGTTGATCGCACCCCCGTTGTGGGTCAGCGTCGAGACGATCGGTCCGATGCTGAGACCGAGGCGCTTCGCGCTCATTTCCAGCGTGCCGCCATTCATCTCGTAGCTGGCGGTCGTGCCGCCGTTCGCCGCTGCGCCGATGAAGGCTTCACCCCGGTTGGTCGGATTGTAGGTGACCGTGCCCCCGTTCTGGACGAAGGAGCCACTGCCGCCATCACGGCCGATCACCCAGGCGTCATTGAAGGCGCCGGTCATCGTCAGCGAACCACCGTTCTCGATGGTCACGGTGGAGTTTGCTCCACCGAGATTGCCAATGTAGATCGCGGTGCCACCGGTGCCGGTGATGTTCGTGGTGCCGGTGATGGTGAAGTTGGCATTCACGCCTACCAAGCCGGAGAAGGTATTGGTGCCGCTCAGAACGTGGGTGCCATTGTTGGCGCTCATGCTGCCGGTGAAGGTGTTCTCCCCGCTCAGCGTCGTGTCCCCGAATTCCACCTTGAGGTCGCCGCCTGCCGTGGCGGTGCCACCGAGGGTGAGCGAACCGTTGTTGACCACCACCGCGTTGCCGAAGCTTGCCGGGGCATTCAAGGTGAGTGCGCCGCTGCCGGACTTGGTGAGTGCGCCGGAGGACGCGATCGAGCCGGGGCCGTTGATCGTGTAGTCCACCGTGTCGTTGTTCACGGTGAGGAGTGCGGTCTCGACGTTCGCGGGAACATTCACCGCCGGAGTGGCGGAGCCGGAGTCGTCGAAGGTTACCGCATCGCCATTCGCGAAGGTGGTGGCACCGGTGCCGGCGGTCCAGTTGGCGGCGCTGGTGTTCCAGGCGTTGGTGGTGCCATTGCCTACCCAGGTCAGCTCGCGGCGGCTGGTGCCGAAGACCACATCCGACCACGATTGGCCGATTCGGATTTCGTCATGCTTCACCGTACGGTTGTTAACGAAGGCCGCGAGCGAGATGCCGTTGAAGGACATGTCGGAAGCGTCGATCTTCGCGAGCGTCGGGATGGCGGGCTCGGAGGAGGATAGCGGGTTCTGATAGACGTAGACGTCATCGTTGCCCGGCTTGAAGTCGATGCGCACGACGTAGAGGTTCACCGCGGTGCTACCCGGGCCGATGAGGGTCTGGGTGCCAGCCGTGCGCAGCGTCACATTGGCAGCCATGGTGTCATTGCCGACACCGCCGATGCGTCCCGGGTCGCCAAGGTCGCCGCGGTGGAACTCGAACTCATAGAACAAGCTCGTTCCGTCGGGTTGCTGGAGGAAGCTGATGTAGATCGTTTTTCCATCGGCACCGATGTTGCCGCTGCCATCGACATAGCCTGCGGCACCGAAGCGTCCACCGGGAGAGGTGTCCAGCAAGCGGCCGTCGCGCTGGTTGTTCGGCATGAAGTTGCTGTTGCCGAGCGATTGAGCGTCGTAGCCGCCGGGCGCATTGCTTCCGGCCGCCAGGTTGCCGGCATTCACGCCGGAGCCACCGCCGTTGACGGGGGTCCAAGCCGCGCTCCAGCCGAGGCCGCCGACTTTTCCCGGAAGATTGCCGGAGCCGGTATTGTAGTCGAAGCCCTCGTAAGCCAGCAGGCCGGTTGGCGTCGTCTGCACGGTCACCTGGGCATTCTCGGAAGTCGCCGTGTTTTGCGAGTTCGTGGCCGTGACATGATACAGTCCCGCATCGCCGGCTTGAATGTTGGAGAGGGTAAGGGTAGCACCGGTCGCGCCGGAGATCGGGTTGCTACCCTTGAACCACTGGTAAGAGGGCAGGGGATTGCCGCTTGCCCGTGCCTTCAGCTCCACGGTGCCGCCAGCGTAGCTCGTCGAGGAA
This portion of the Luteolibacter luteus genome encodes:
- a CDS encoding immunoglobulin domain-containing protein: MTLTTRLTCTSIASLLAGFTITPSTSEAAQLAYEGFDYAAGAGNLTGNTGGFGWGSVWQTVNNGSADVVDGSLVAGASSPTGYDLLSTGASNNLPSNRRVGRKLDTSASGPFGAAGYRDANGLIGATGKTIYLSFVQQPNGTSAYYEFEFHRGDLGDGGRIGGIGNDQGGDNVNLRAPNGTHTLIGPGTTEANFYVVRIDFKDGNDDVYVYRNPTSLTEPGVPTLTRLGAADMSFDGLSFGAFNNDRTVSHDEVRLGESWADVVVPPVSQPTFAQQPRSSTSYAGGTVELKARASGNPLPSYQWFKGSNPISGATGATLTLSNIQAGDAGLYHVTATNSQNTATSENAQVTVQTTPTGLLAYEGFDYNTGSGNLPGKVGGLGWSAAWTPVNGGGSGVNAGNLAAGSNAPGGYDAQSLGNSNFMPNNQRDGRLLDTSPGGRFGAAGYVDGSGNIGADGKTIYISFLQQPDGTSLFYEFEFHRGDLGDPGRIGGVGNDTMAANVTLRTAGTQTLIGPGSTAVNLYVVRIDFKPGNDDVYVYQNPLSSSEPAIPTLAKIDASDMSFNGISLAAFVNNRTVKHDEIRIGQSWSDVVFGTSRRELTWVGNGTTNAWNTSAANWTAGTGATTFANGDAVTFDDSGSATPAVNVPANVETALLTVNNDTVDYTINGPGSIASSGALTKSGSGALTLNAPASFGNAVVVNNGSLTLGGTATAGGDLKVEFGDTTLSGENTFTGSMSANNGTHVLSGTNTFSGLVGVNANFTITGTTNITGTGGTAIYIGNLGGANSTVTIENGGSLTMTGAFNDAWVIGRDGGSGSFVQNGGTVTYNPTNRGEAFIGAAANGGTTASYEMNGGTLEMSAKRLGLSIGPIVSTLTHNGGAINVRQLDLGANLNSGTGIYNLNNGVITIGAGGITTATQLYEINLAGGTIAAADNWSTLMAMELTTGPVTINTADKKIGLYGALTGTGSLVKNGTGTLVMTGLNDYTGATTINAGTLAGFGNSDQSALSVASGATLAPGDPDSSPIGSFIAPSISLAAGSTLALEIDSTSDFADQVAVMGSMNISGANVSFSEIGAGIVPAGTRLVIIDYSSGSLIGTFAGYPDGATVTVGANTFTLDYTDSNCVTLTSTTTQTPYMAWAESKGLDDSPGKESGFDVDPDQDGIANGLEWVLGGDPLANDAASLVTVAGSAANGLTLSFTREESSIGNVLLDVQWDADLDGNWTDVPVTQAGGPAANGVTVTVNQAATPDTVEVHIPASNAVGGKLFGRFHANEP